Within the Oncorhynchus kisutch isolate 150728-3 linkage group LG13, Okis_V2, whole genome shotgun sequence genome, the region ccgtcgatgtggatagggagtgCTCCCGttgctgtttcctgtagtccacgatcatctcttttgttttgctgacattgagtgagaggttattttcctgacaccgcactccaagggccctcaccacctccctgtaggccatctcatcgttgttggcaatcaagcctaccactctgGTGTCCTCTGCAAACTTGATCGGAGTCGGagttgtgcatggccacgcagtcatgggtgaacaacaCTCTACAACCAGCGCATCATCCGCTTCCAGTGCCAGTTTTTTTATCCAACGAGAGACTGGGCCGACGGAAGGGCGGAGGTGGTCGTGGGCACGCACACCGACGAGATGCCGCACCCGGCGGGGTAAGAAGAAACGACCACCAGAGGCAGAACCCACGGGACTGAGTGTCTTTAATTTATCAAGCAAGATATTGAGCCCTGCCCATGTCTCCTTAATAAAGGGTTATCTTTTGTGCCTACAACTCAGGGCAATGATTTCAATGTTAAGGTAGACATGTTtaagtttttttaaatattttttttaaacatccgTTTAAGGGAATACTTTAGCTCCCCTAATCGTGATATTTCTACTGAACGTGTAGGTTGCTCACCTGCACATACTCCTTTTAGAAGTAAGAGTTATTTTGTACCTCCAGCCAACCGCAATCACTCTATTGAGACATATTGCAGACtcgttgaaaaatatgttgttcaTCTCCTTAAGAACAAACAGGAGTACATATCTTTCCATCATTTACCTCAGGATGAAAAACAAGCTTTGCTTGATTTACAATCCGATACGTCAGTCCTTATTCGTCCTGCTGATAATGGTGGGTCGGTTGTACTCATGGATAGGACAGTTCATGTAAATGGGTGTCATAGACAACTGCTTGACAACACCTTTTACAAGAAACTCAGAAGTGACCCTACTGCCCAATTTCAGAACACGATCTTTACTGTCCTAGATGGGTATTTAAGTTCTGGTCAGATAACCAAAAAATAACACGACTTTTTGGCTATTCAACACCCTAAAATTGCCACTTTCTATACTTTGCCGAAATTACACAAGAATGTTACAAAACCTCCAGGGTGCCCTATTGTagcgggcattgatgcagtaatgGTCCCTCTATCGACTTTTGTTGACTTTATTAGACCACTcacagaacagctcccctcctttgtaaaggacaccagcagtatgatctctatTATTGAATCTCTTGATCCCCTCCCCGTAATACACAAATATTCCACATGAGGGCGGTAATTGAAGCTATGTaacattttcttctgcaacgtGACTCTAATGTACTACCTTCCAGTGCATGCATTATAACATTGGCTGAAATAGTACTCACACACAACTACTTCATGTTTCTAAGTGATTTCTTTATTCAGACGAAGggtactgctatgggatcccACATAGCTCCCAACTAAGCTaatttgtatgtgggttacatggagaaacagtccaTTTTCAATCCTCTCAAAAATATTTACTTGCCTAACATTATTATGTGGAAACGGTATattgattatatttttgttctatggagggatgatgcaaaacagctccaggcgttctatgcttttcttaactcctgttctgagcatctgagatttactatgcaatctgacACACGTCAAATAAGTTTCCTTGATCTTCAGATCTTGTGTGAGGATAATGTTCTCTACGCTGATCTTTGCAGGAAAcctactgatcgtaacagtttgttgagggctgatagttgtcacccacttccTTTGAAAAAgagtttgccctacagccaattctgtcgaatcaaaaTAATTCagatttcgacagaaatatggctgagtCAGATTAATACTGAAATTGAGAAAATTAAACACAAAACAAGACATGGCcttttcaaggtcagtctcgcaaaaagatgcattcttgcgttctaactatccgctattcaaagtgctctgaacaaattaagggaatcgttcacaaacattggcacattctaagaTCCGATGACAGTATCGGTAATGTGTTTTTGGACcctcccttggtcgtattctcgcggggcagaaatctcagagattGGTAAACTCTCAAGATATCCCTCTGcacaacgtctatttgcgcccTTACTGGATGACAACtacaagtgtaatggctgtgcttaATGTAATGGcagttataaatgtagatccttcaaacatcCCCCAAACAGGGAAAtagatcccaatcaaaggtgctatcacgtgctccactaaggcagttatttgtCTTATAAcgtgtccttgtggtaaaaaatgTGGGTAAAAACAAAGCGCGAATTAAAAGTACGATTCTCGGGGCATCGAAGCACCATTAAATGCTAAAACTCGACTTACCCAGTTGCGGTCCACTTTTTGGAATCTAACCACTCGATTTTGTCCCTACGTtgtattggcatcgaacatgtcaccctccctaggacaGGGATTTATTGTTCAAACGAGAGGCTACCCGTATCTTTAATTGAAAGACCCTTGCtaccttcggtctcaacgtagactttgatctgaagccattattgtgattttgctattgtaaatgtttgtaggtttaaaattgtatctatgatcgtatgctatccatttatgtgttttgtatgccattttaatatatgagaattaaccaatgatatcaggccacacccggccatgattacagacacctgtgtgtgtcctttgacactatataaacgagtcacccCGCAGTgattgtcattataccctgatgaagacagcgtGTCTGACAAAACGTTGGAtaggttattaaattattgcatctgagtgCGGCTCTCCTTGAATTTCTCAGCTGTTCTATTCCGCTAgtcagcacctctcctaaataggtgtgtttctttcgcctctagtaataacacatgataacacacaaatattcacaaaaaaagtatttatttttcaacaaaTAATCTCAAGAATCTCAGCCATGAACAAAGCATAGAGTATAGTTTTCAAATTGCCGCAAACAACATTCATGCCACGATTGTTCTTTTAATTCttagggagtgagtgtgtgtttccaTCGAAGACGAGCATTACTGTTAGTCCAGTATTGGTGATTCACATTGGTCAGGAAAGGAACAGGGCTTCAGTGGATTGTGTCATTATAGACATTGTCGTTGTCATAAATATCTGTAAGGCGGCCAGGAAATGGGTTAAATCGTCTTGCGCTTTTCCTACTAAGCATattcactgagtatacaaaacatgtcTAGGGATTCGGGCCGGCCAGGACAATGACGTCGTAGTCTCTCCACTAGCTTGATTTACAGTAATTGTTCCTGCGTAGCACCCTTTCAAGAAACCAGAGTAAAATGTAATAACATACCGGTGATATGATCGACATCGTCATAAACATCATCCCCTTCCCTCAAAAGGAATATTGAAAACAGTATTAACCAGAATATTATGACACAGTTGTCAACAGCAAAACAGGATACCAGTGACTGAATACCAGGGATTCTGGATTCATAATCGACCAAATAATTGTGTTAAATAAATCTATAAGAAACCTACGCCTGTAGAAGAACCCTGGGCACATATCCATCCGTGAGAGAAAGAAAATGAGGCAACAATTAGAATAATGACACATGCTAGAAAAATGTATCTAGAATCTCTTATTGATTATTAGGCTGCACTACAGACAAAAGAGGAAACCTTTTAGTTAGTTACCAGTATCTTTGGCTGTACTACGACCATACATAGCCCAGTAGCCTAATCAGATATGTACCTTAAACTTTTTTCTAAATTCCTTTTCGTCTTTCTCCAGCATCTGTCTCATTACTGGATCTAGACTGGAACATAAAGACACACATCCTTTTGTGTGATCACAAAAAGTTGTTTTTGTCCTATTTCAGTAGCCAACTTTATCTCTTATTTCTTCTTTGTAGCCATTAGCAACTACTTTACTTATATTCAGTGCAATGCATGCTCTATGCAACAGACATACAAGCTAAACTGTATACAAACTTCCATTTTCATGTTTTAGGTAAACTTACAGGCCAAATGTGGCAAGCTATCAAAGCAACACCACACTCAGAAAAACCACAGACTGAGAAAGGCATTGACTAACCCTCCTGTGTATCTGAAAAGTACATATTTTTTCTATTAAATTCAAATGCCAAATACCTAATTTacaagaggtggagggaggaagtTATTGGATGTTCCTTGCACATCATCATagtcatctctctgtgtgtgtgtgtgtgggggggtggaggTGCATTTGCATATTTGTGTGTGGGAGAGCAACCTGTTCATGTTTCCTGAGGAGTCAACATCATAATAGATGTCATTGTCTTCAGAACGGAcagaaggtggtggtggtggcagtgaGGGGTCAGGCGCTCTGGACAGTTTGAGTTTACGTTTCACTTCCTCATAATCCACATCCACACACGTGCTAATGATGTAACCATCTGCAAAGCAACACTTCATTACTGGCTTTTGGTAGCTTTAGGTACACAACATGGGTGGTTTTCAACGTTGTCACAGCACATATCGAACTAGTATAAAATACGGAACAAATATGGGCTGTTTAGTTCTATGGAATTAAATAGTGTTTTACTCACAGGTGCCAGTCTGTGTGCGGGCTAGCCACCTGCCATCGGGGTTGTTCTTAACCCGTATGATCTCCACTCTGTTTCCCTGCCGAACACTTAGATCATGCTTTCCCCCCTGCCAGTCGTGTCGAACCCTGCCCATGTGAAGGACATCTATGTCCCCAGTACCCAGCTGTGGAAGGGTAAAAGTAAATACATACAGAGGGTTGTAAAGTGTTGTTTCTAACCTACAGAGATGAATGAGATCTCTGTTACATTACTGTATTTCCATATTAAGCAAACATACTCATAATAACACAAAGAGAATATCCAAAACTCTGAAATGTGTTTCGATATTCATATGTAGCAAGTGAGTTATGACAGACAGGTCACTGTTTGGGGGGATATCTGGACTTGTGAGTGGTTAGCGCATGGAAATGTAGTGCGTCACCTTAAATTTCTTTCTGTATTTGTTGTCCCTTTCCAGTCTTTTCTTTTGATTTCTCTTCTCCTGCTCTTGCTGCCACCTCAACTCTTTCTGTTTCTTCTTATCAGAACTTGTGTTTTTCACCTCCTGTTCATTGCCTCTGAAATTCCAAAAGAAAAGAGACATGAGTGGTCAGTAATACTATTTGCAGTGGACAGCTCTTACGCCCATATAAACATATTATAACAGATATGGGACTATTCAAATGTTTTCCATTAGCCTTGTGATATGGGTTGTTACAAGTGTGCTATGACAGGCATTGCGATGTCTACTTGTAAGACAAGCATAAACCCAATATATTTGAACTCAACATACAATATGTAGTTGTATTGCTATACTACACTTACTTATAGACATCACTTCCATCGCtcccctgtagccaggaataaaAAGATAGATTCAAGGTAAATGTCATGAAAAGCATGTTTTTCAGGAACAGTATTTCAGAAGTAATTCAGAAGCAGTGTTCTGCATGAATGCTCACTGATGGTAAACATAGAAGGCTCCCACAGAATGTTCTTACCTCATCTACTCGTGAAGAACTATTGTCATTCCAGGAGTCTGTGGGTGAAATAGCAGAAAAGGTCAATTGATGACATGCATGAACAAGTGATAAACATGTCAAATACATGCATTATGGAATGATGGATTgagatacagtatgtgtacaTAATACAAGCTTTCACGTAAATCATACATTCATGTCAACTCAAGTCATCCTGATTCAGCACTAAATTCACAATAGCCAGTGAATCTCTTGCATGTGTTCATGGTTAAATAGCAGGTATTTTCAGTCATACCACTCTTGTCCCAGCTCCCTGGGTGATTTAGGGGCGGGGGAGGTGGTTTCACATCAAGGCCTACGTCGTCATATCCCCCCTGGTCATCCTCGAAATGTCTAACAAGACAACAGGAATCAGAGGGAATAATACATCAAGTGGAAAATGTACCTTTTTCAGTGTTCCTGTACAGTAACCATTTGCCTACATAGTAACGGGAAAAAAACGCCAAAATATAAGAACGACTTCCCAATCATGGTTCCTACTATCACTTTAACACTCGACACTTGACATTTCAAGTGAGCACACTCACACTGGGGTACACTGCCGTGGAAGGCTGCTGGGCTTGGTTGGAAGTCTTGGGGGGCCAGAGGAACTGACTAGCCCTGGGAGAGACTGACTACTGCCACCTGAGTAGAATAGAAACAACCTGCACTTTAGGTTTACAGTAGGTCTGAAATGATTTAAATATTAACAGATTTATTACAGGGCAGTGTTCTGCAGCGGCAGTCTGAGCACCTCTTTTCGTCATTCATTTCTTACAGAATAttagggggaaaaaatattttagagagagatatgtagagattTTAACTTAGTAACCAGATAAGGTGCACAGCATACTTGACCTTGATAGCTTGTAAATAAACAGATGACTTTCCTGTGCTACTATGCTGTTTACAGTAAGTCCATACATGTGTTCAGTCAGTTTTCCCCTTTTACACTTGTAATGGAGGGGGTGCTTTTTCATTGGAAATCAAGCTGCTTACCGTCAGTCTTCCTTAACCCTGGTTGCCCTGCGAGGTGTGGTGCCCTGGTGCTTCTCCGATGGGCCTGCAGGTTGATGTGAGGGGGCCGTCTGGGTTTTATGGGGCTGGGAGCCTCAGGGGGCAGGGCCCTTCTCAAGGGGGTCACCCCTGTAAAATGTCTCTGGCTGGGCAGGGAGGGGGGCGTCGGCTTGGTGGGGCCGGGGTGTACTCCCTTATGCTTCAGCATCATGTTCTGCAGAAGCTCCGCAGTGACTCTCACCCTGCCTTGTGGGTCTATGTTTGTCGGTGGGGGTGCTGGTAGGGATAGCTCCTTGGCGGCTCTGTGGGGTCGGTGTGGTGTTGGAAGGTGGTGGAAGACACTATGAGGCTCGGGGCTGGTGGACATGCCCTCCAGTTCAGCCCTTACATGTCGTGGTGGTAGCCTCTGAAGGTCCGGGGAGTAGCTTGATCCAGGAAGTGGTGGTGTGGGAACCATAAGCATGAGTTTATTTCGGACCCCTCCGTTTGCTGTAACACTGACGTCTGCCAACCTCGGGCCTCCTCTCCCAAATCCTCGCAGTGGAGGTTTTGGAGAAGTGCTGTCTCGACTACCTGCCATGTCAGCCTTGGCATGGAACCTGGCCCTCAATGCACGAACATCCACACTCTCCCCCTGAAACAGATGGAGCAAGGTGAGAATGGAGCTGCTTAGTTCGTAAGCAGGAAGTTTGCTATAATAATAACAAAACCAGAGCAACCACCCCCACAcacctctctttctttccacATCCATTCAACAGAATCTTTCAAATCATCTAAACACTACAGGTCTACTGATATTTAACATGGTAGGTGCAACCAAACCACATGTCACATGCAAGCCAAACTACCATATAACCAGTTAGGGCAGATGTTCTGAGATGGAGGTCATGGCACAGCTATCAAGTGTAGGTCAGATTGTCACAGACAATGCACTTGTATGATCAATGTTACCTCTGAAAGAATTGGGAGATCTTTGCAGATTTAAGGGTTAAAAGAATGAAACAATGAAGAGATGCAGGAAGTAACTACAACCACATACCTACAAACCTCATGTATCCCTCTGCAGTGGTTGCCATAGAAATGGCAGTCGCAGTCATAAGTGGGCCAATGAGGTGCATGTTTTGCTATTGATATTTTTATTGGGACACGCAGAGGAAATAAGAAAGACCTGTCTCTGTACCACAACAGACGGAGCCTATATGGCATTGTTCTCGAGCACTTGATTACTCAAAACAGAACTGTGTGCCCTTTGACATTTGCATTGCCTCTAGATAGAACATTCCAAAATTGTCTGAAAGAGTTCACATGAGTTATATTATTAACATATAGGTGTAGTTTGTGTATGGCATAGGTGTATAAAGGCTAAAGCAAAATTGGTTTCCAAATAATAAAAACCTGATTAAACAAATATCTAATTAAATAGGAGATCTAATTAAATTGTGCATACCTGGCAAACACCTGGCAACCACCTAGACTTCATCACCGCtatgattactctcccttcaaatagccctcagtagcctctgtcatcaggcagtattggttttgGTTACGTTCAGTACGCTTCTCCTGTTTTATATTATCttcatgtttattattattaaactcaccttctgcacctgcttcctgactccttgTGTTTACAATACAGAATACTGCCTCACGAAAATTTGAAAGCAGCAGAAGTTAAGGATATCTCCCAGATGGTAGACGTATAGGAACACCTACTCCGTCAACACCATGACCAGCTAGCTCAACTGGGTACGGTAATAGTTGAGGTCCTCCATGTTCTCCACTACCTTCGACAATACCCGAGAGGATTCAGCTCCAACTAGCAGAGGACCCTCTACACCGATTCGTCCCAGCGAGCCAGTCCCCCAGCTCATCCAGCAGTCTGCCCAGGTCAGCGATGCCCTATTGTCTGTCCCGGACAAATATGATGCGACTTCCTACTCCAGTGCTATCTTTATTTC harbors:
- the LOC109901534 gene encoding FYN-binding protein 1 isoform X2, whose protein sequence is MAGSRDSTSPKPPLRGFGRGGPRLADVSVTANGGVRNKLMLMVPTPPLPGSSYSPDLQRLPPRHVRAELEGMSTSPEPHSVFHHLPTPHRPHRAAKELSLPAPPPTNIDPQGRVRVTAELLQNMMLKHKGVHPGPTKPTPPSLPSQRHFTGVTPLRRALPPEAPSPIKPRRPPHINLQAHRRSTRAPHLAGQPGLRKTDGGSSQSLPGLVSSSGPPRLPTKPSSLPRQCTPVHFEDDQGGYDDVGLDVKPPPPPLNHPGSWDKSDSWNDNSSSRVDEGSDGSDVYKGNEQEVKNTSSDKKKQKELRWQQEQEKRNQKKRLERDNKYRKKFKLGTGDIDVLHMGRVRHDWQGGKHDLSVRQGNRVEIIRVKNNPDGRWLARTQTGTYGYIISTCVDVDYEEVKRKLKLSRAPDPSLPPPPPSVRSEDNDIYYDVDSSGNMNSLDPVMRQMLEKDEKEFRKKFKVHI
- the LOC109901534 gene encoding FYN-binding protein 1 isoform X1, which translates into the protein MAGSRDSTSPKPPLRGFGRGGPRLADVSVTANGGVRNKLMLMVPTPPLPGSSYSPDLQRLPPRHVRAELEGMSTSPEPHSVFHHLPTPHRPHRAAKELSLPAPPPTNIDPQGRVRVTAELLQNMMLKHKGVHPGPTKPTPPSLPSQRHFTGVTPLRRALPPEAPSPIKPRRPPHINLQAHRRSTRAPHLAGQPGLRKTDGGSSQSLPGLVSSSGPPRLPTKPSSLPRQCTPVHFEDDQGGYDDVGLDVKPPPPPLNHPGSWDKSDSWNDNSSSRVDEGSDGSDVYKGNEQEVKNTSSDKKKQKELRWQQEQEKRNQKKRLERDNKYRKKFKLGTGDIDVLHMGRVRHDWQGGKHDLSVRQGNRVEIIRVKNNPDGRWLARTQTGTYGYIISTCVDVDYEEVKRKLKLSRAPDPSLPPPPPSVRSEDNDIYYDVDSSGNMNRLLSHTQICKCTSTPPHTHTQRDDYDDVQGTSNNFLPPPLVN